Proteins encoded by one window of Lactobacillus sp. ESL0684:
- the dltA gene encoding D-alanine--poly(phosphoribitol) ligase subunit DltA — MIKDIIKKIDEIALANPDRIAYDYLGQTNTYGDLKQRSDAWANKINQLNLSPASPVMIWGGQTFEMVASFLGCVKAGHAYIPIASYSNAERLVMIQEIAQSEAVLAIDQLPKIAMPKVQVVKPNQVENTDVELDSANFVHGDDNFYIIFTSGTSGKPKGVQISHNNLLSFVNWIITDFALPKNPSFLAQAPYSFDLSVMSLYPALVTAGKLVALPHEVTENFAQLFATLPKLQFNVWVSTPSFAQMCFLDKTFTAEYHPNLSHFMFCGEELPHNEVTQLKQKFPQSKIFNTYGPTETTVAVTEVEITDDILVQYDRLPIGRVKADTTITIDQSKGDEPNEGEIVIAGPSVSKGYLNNPAKTSAAFFKASDSQYPSHRSGDEGFFENGLLFYRGRIDFQIKFNGYRIELEEINHYLNKNKLVDVGVAAPIYNQDHTVKQIVAVIKLKASAKKKFTEAEITKQIRASLTKDIMPYMIPQRCLYREQLPISQNGKVDIKTVIKEVNE; from the coding sequence ATGATCAAAGATATAATTAAAAAAATTGATGAAATTGCTTTAGCTAATCCAGATCGTATTGCTTATGATTATCTTGGTCAAACCAATACTTATGGCGATTTGAAACAACGTTCAGATGCTTGGGCAAATAAAATCAATCAGCTAAATCTTTCACCAGCTAGTCCTGTAATGATTTGGGGTGGTCAAACTTTTGAAATGGTGGCTAGTTTTTTGGGATGTGTCAAGGCTGGACATGCCTATATTCCAATTGCTAGTTATTCGAATGCTGAGCGATTAGTAATGATTCAGGAGATTGCGCAAAGCGAAGCTGTTTTAGCAATTGATCAATTACCTAAAATTGCTATGCCTAAAGTTCAAGTAGTTAAACCGAATCAAGTTGAAAATACTGATGTTGAATTAGATTCAGCAAATTTTGTTCATGGTGATGATAACTTTTATATCATTTTTACTTCAGGAACTAGTGGCAAACCTAAAGGCGTGCAAATTAGTCATAATAATTTACTTAGCTTTGTTAATTGGATAATAACTGATTTTGCATTGCCCAAAAATCCAAGTTTTTTGGCGCAGGCGCCATACTCGTTTGATCTTTCGGTAATGAGTCTTTATCCTGCATTGGTAACTGCGGGTAAACTAGTTGCACTGCCTCATGAGGTAACAGAAAACTTTGCGCAGTTGTTTGCGACTTTACCTAAATTACAATTTAATGTTTGGGTTTCTACTCCATCATTTGCACAAATGTGTTTTTTGGATAAAACTTTTACGGCAGAGTATCATCCTAATTTGTCACATTTTATGTTTTGCGGTGAAGAACTGCCCCACAATGAAGTAACGCAGCTTAAGCAGAAGTTTCCACAAAGTAAGATTTTTAATACCTATGGACCAACTGAAACAACAGTTGCAGTGACTGAGGTTGAGATCACTGATGATATTTTAGTGCAGTATGATCGTTTGCCAATTGGACGCGTTAAGGCTGATACGACGATTACAATTGATCAATCCAAAGGTGATGAGCCAAATGAAGGTGAGATTGTCATTGCCGGTCCCAGTGTTTCTAAAGGATATTTAAATAATCCCGCTAAAACGTCTGCTGCCTTCTTTAAAGCATCAGATAGTCAATATCCTAGTCATCGGTCAGGTGATGAAGGATTTTTTGAAAATGGCTTACTCTTTTATCGTGGACGAATTGATTTTCAGATTAAATTTAATGGTTATCGGATTGAACTAGAAGAGATTAATCATTATTTAAATAAAAATAAATTAGTTGATGTGGGGGTGGCTGCTCCCATTTATAATCAAGATCATACCGTTAAGCAAATTGTTGCTGTAATTAAGTTAAAGGCATCGGCCAAAAAAAAGTTTACGGAAGCTGAAATTACTAAACAGATTAGGGCTAGTTTAACCAAAGATATTATGCCGTACATGATTCCGCAGCGTTGTCTTTACCGTGAACAATTACCGATTTCACAGAATGGTAAGGTTGATATCAAAACGGTTATAAAGGAGGTTAATGAGTAG
- a CDS encoding teichoic acid D-Ala incorporation-associated protein DltX, with translation MSKKEQVDSKSKRLGKFVLTTIIYCLILMALIYLYQYSGLNSVHFIYNEF, from the coding sequence ATGAGTAAAAAAGAGCAGGTTGATTCAAAAAGCAAACGCTTAGGGAAGTTTGTTTTAACAACAATTATCTACTGCCTTATTTTAATGGCATTAATCTATTTATATCAATATAGCGGTCTTAATTCAGTTCATTTTATATACAATGAATTTTAA